In the Clostridium beijerinckii genome, one interval contains:
- a CDS encoding MATE family efflux transporter, with product MTELENFILEGSIKKLLFKFSIPAISVFLANVLYNIIDAIFIGNQPNGSLGIAALTIVFPIQQIILALSQMIGVGIASITSRSLGAGDKLRAEKAVGTALTSSVLLGILIMVIGLVFIRPMLYIFGSLENILPYAVTFFRITLYCSVFFVFSIVANSIIQSEGHANIAMISMIIGPVINIPLDYILVTRLQYGIKGAAIATDISQIICFIFLLVYICFNSKILGVKVKNLTINIKLLKEAISLGLSMFMTQLAYGILAIVLNNSLKIYGGSDLYVSAIGIYNRVFGFITITMYGIRQALQPIIGFNYGAKKFDRVKQSLKLAILASVIISLVFLVIIIGFTNKIAGAFTSDNELIVLTVPILRLLILMSPLVGVQVIASSFFQYIGKPKPALFLSIMKPVLFVIPLMLIIPIFLKVTGIFVSVPLADFLAATISLIFIYREIKKMNKLNLIEGENKNSHFKLC from the coding sequence ATGACTGAACTTGAAAATTTTATTCTGGAAGGTAGTATCAAAAAATTACTCTTTAAGTTTTCTATTCCTGCTATAAGTGTATTTTTAGCTAATGTATTATATAACATTATTGATGCAATTTTTATAGGTAATCAGCCTAATGGTAGCTTAGGAATTGCAGCTTTAACTATAGTCTTTCCTATTCAGCAAATAATACTGGCGCTTTCTCAAATGATTGGAGTTGGAATTGCTTCTATAACTTCTAGAAGTCTTGGAGCGGGAGATAAACTAAGAGCAGAAAAGGCTGTGGGTACTGCATTAACATCATCTGTTTTATTAGGAATTTTAATTATGGTTATAGGACTGGTTTTCATAAGACCTATGTTATATATCTTTGGTTCCTTGGAAAATATACTACCTTATGCTGTAACATTCTTTAGAATTACTTTATATTGCAGTGTTTTTTTCGTTTTTAGTATTGTTGCTAATAGCATCATACAATCAGAAGGACATGCTAATATTGCTATGATAAGTATGATAATAGGGCCTGTAATTAATATTCCGTTAGATTATATATTGGTTACAAGACTTCAATATGGTATAAAAGGAGCTGCCATTGCTACAGACATTTCGCAAATAATATGTTTCATATTTTTACTAGTATACATCTGTTTTAATAGCAAAATTTTAGGGGTAAAAGTTAAAAATTTAACAATTAATATAAAATTATTAAAGGAAGCGATTTCCTTAGGATTATCTATGTTTATGACTCAACTAGCTTATGGAATTCTAGCCATAGTATTAAATAATTCATTAAAAATTTATGGAGGATCTGACTTATATGTTTCTGCAATTGGTATATATAATCGTGTATTCGGGTTTATTACCATTACTATGTATGGAATTAGACAAGCTCTTCAGCCTATTATAGGATTTAATTATGGTGCTAAAAAATTCGATAGAGTAAAACAAAGCTTAAAGCTTGCAATTTTAGCATCAGTTATAATTTCATTGGTATTTTTAGTTATAATTATTGGTTTTACAAACAAAATAGCGGGTGCTTTTACATCTGATAATGAATTAATAGTATTGACGGTTCCTATTTTAAGATTACTGATACTTATGAGTCCTTTAGTAGGTGTTCAAGTAATTGCTTCAAGCTTTTTTCAGTATATTGGCAAACCTAAGCCTGCATTATTTTTATCAATAATGAAACCAGTTTTATTTGTAATACCATTAATGTTAATCATCCCAATATTTCTTAAAGTCACTGGTATTTTTGTATCTGTTCCATTAGCTGATTTTCTTGCTGCAACGATATCTTTAATTTTTATATATCGTGAGATAAAAAAGATGAATAAATTAAACTTAATTGAAGGAGAAAATAAAAATTCACATTTCAAGCTTTGTTGA
- a CDS encoding AAA family ATPase: protein MRKNIQIGASDFKELIEGNNFFVDKSLLIKEFIENGAKIILTPRPRRFGKTLNLSMLRYFFDIRTKDDTKDLFKNLKIENEKEIMKLQGQYPVIFITFKNQKHISFEDFQDGIKVLLSNLYKEHEYLLYSNKLSEFDKNDFKEIISRKASIGVLYEGISNLMGYMNKHYGKKVMLFIDEYDVPIQEGYLRGYYDNMIVSIRNLLTSALKDNPYVEKSLITGILRVAKESIFSGLNNLEVNTILRYNFNDKFGFTENEVFDLANYYEAVEKIESIKKWYNGYVFAGEVVYNPWSVLNYLKNIKEGFMPYWINSSNNDLIKKLLIKGDKNMKLELEDLIEGKSINKVIDDSIVMSEVEDSNDNIWSFLLLSGYLKAVKTENIRGRLKCELKIPNEEVHIFYENLIKKWFNETMTNEKYELMLNMLINGEIEIFSGIFKQFVINNLSYFDVSGTEPERVYHAFVLGMLISLSDKYEVKSNKESGYGRYDVMLIPKDISKIGIVIEFKKIDDFLKTTIEDGSKAALKQIEDMKYSQELESRGVKNIIKLAIVFKGKEIEITQAPENGNPRLI, encoded by the coding sequence ATGAGAAAAAATATACAGATTGGAGCATCTGATTTTAAAGAATTAATAGAAGGAAATAATTTTTTTGTAGATAAGAGTTTATTAATAAAAGAATTTATAGAAAATGGAGCAAAAATTATCTTAACACCAAGACCAAGAAGGTTTGGAAAAACCTTGAATTTAAGTATGTTAAGATATTTTTTTGATATAAGAACCAAAGATGATACCAAAGATTTATTTAAAAACTTAAAAATAGAAAATGAAAAAGAGATAATGAAGCTTCAAGGGCAGTATCCAGTTATTTTTATTACTTTTAAAAATCAAAAACATATTTCATTTGAAGACTTTCAAGATGGAATTAAGGTGCTATTATCTAACTTATATAAAGAACATGAGTATTTGTTATATAGTAATAAGTTATCAGAATTTGATAAAAATGATTTTAAAGAAATAATTTCAAGAAAAGCTTCAATAGGTGTTTTATATGAGGGCATAAGCAATCTTATGGGATATATGAATAAGCATTATGGCAAAAAGGTAATGCTATTTATAGATGAATATGATGTGCCAATTCAAGAAGGATATTTGCGTGGTTACTACGATAATATGATTGTATCAATAAGAAATTTATTAACTTCAGCACTTAAAGATAATCCATATGTTGAAAAATCACTAATAACAGGAATCCTTAGAGTTGCAAAAGAAAGTATTTTTTCAGGACTTAATAATTTAGAGGTAAATACTATTTTAAGATATAATTTTAATGATAAATTTGGTTTTACAGAAAATGAAGTTTTTGATTTAGCTAATTATTATGAGGCAGTGGAAAAGATTGAAAGTATTAAGAAATGGTATAATGGATATGTTTTTGCTGGAGAAGTAGTTTATAATCCATGGTCAGTATTGAATTATTTAAAAAATATTAAAGAAGGCTTTATGCCGTATTGGATTAATAGTAGCAACAATGATTTGATTAAAAAATTATTAATTAAAGGCGATAAAAACATGAAACTTGAACTAGAAGATCTTATTGAAGGAAAATCTATAAATAAGGTGATTGATGACAGTATAGTAATGTCAGAAGTTGAAGATTCTAATGATAATATTTGGAGTTTTTTGCTTTTAAGCGGGTATTTAAAAGCTGTAAAGACAGAAAATATAAGAGGTAGATTAAAATGTGAACTTAAAATTCCTAATGAAGAAGTTCATATATTTTATGAAAATTTAATTAAAAAGTGGTTTAATGAAACTATGACTAATGAAAAATATGAACTGATGTTAAATATGCTTATAAATGGTGAAATAGAAATATTTTCGGGAATATTTAAGCAGTTTGTAATAAATAATTTAAGTTACTTTGATGTATCAGGAACTGAACCAGAACGGGTTTATCATGCTTTTGTACTTGGAATGCTGATATCACTTTCGGATAAATATGAAGTTAAATCTAATAAAGAAAGTGGATATGGACGATACGATGTTATGCTAATTCCAAAGGACATTTCTAAAATAGGAATTGTCATTGAATTTAAGAAAATAGATGATTTTTTAAAGACAACAATAGAAGATGGAAGCAAGGCAGCCTTAAAGCAAATAGAAGACATGAAATATTCACAGGAGCTTGAAAGCCGTGGAGTAAAAAATATAATAAAGCTTGCAATTGTATTCAAAGGAAAAGAAATTGAGATTACTCAGGCACCTGAAAATGGAAATCCTAGATTAATATAG
- a CDS encoding helix-turn-helix domain-containing protein, whose product MNTKNYVLDAIEYLEKHLFEGVSLEQLAKQFNFSKFHYARLFKAVLGENIGDYQMKRRLTIAAMSLLETRDSILNIAIMCGYSSQESFTRMFKAYFGITPKDYRDNKIEYLNLYKYSITQEDIERVMSYGTATEYQIIHKNSFEITGLLYHGDNKKHDVARIFNQTAQKVQLDKIYNQIDGVYGLDFCKNEEVRSYEFDFIAGIDSRYFSQIDRKDAELVHKYIPENDYAVYSLTNIIEKIQIQIQRNWFSLLNDELYVPCDNYAYEFYPNGFVPNQKNIDAYLFIPITAR is encoded by the coding sequence ATGAATACAAAGAATTATGTTTTGGATGCAATTGAATATTTAGAAAAACACTTGTTTGAGGGAGTTTCATTAGAACAACTTGCGAAGCAGTTTAATTTTTCTAAATTTCACTATGCGAGATTATTCAAAGCAGTGTTGGGAGAGAATATTGGGGATTATCAAATGAAGCGTAGGCTTACAATTGCAGCGATGAGCTTATTAGAGACAAGAGATAGTATATTGAATATAGCTATAATGTGTGGATATAGTTCTCAGGAAAGTTTTACCCGTATGTTTAAGGCATATTTTGGTATTACACCAAAGGATTATCGTGACAATAAGATTGAATATTTAAATTTATATAAATATTCAATTACACAGGAAGACATCGAGAGGGTGATGTCATATGGAACAGCAACAGAATATCAAATAATACATAAAAATTCTTTTGAGATAACAGGATTATTGTATCATGGGGATAATAAAAAACATGATGTTGCACGTATTTTTAATCAAACTGCTCAAAAAGTGCAATTGGATAAAATATATAATCAAATTGATGGGGTTTACGGATTGGATTTTTGTAAAAATGAAGAAGTGAGGAGTTATGAGTTCGATTTTATCGCTGGAATTGATAGTCGATATTTTAGTCAGATTGACAGGAAAGATGCTGAATTAGTACATAAATATATACCGGAGAATGATTATGCAGTATATTCCTTAACAAATATAATCGAAAAGATACAGATTCAGATACAGAGAAACTGGTTTAGCTTACTTAATGATGAATTGTATGTCCCATGCGATAATTACGCATATGAGTTTTATCCCAATGGTTTTGTACCTAATCAAAAAAATATTGATGCATATCTTTTTATTCCGATAACAGCAAGATAG
- a CDS encoding sigma-70 family RNA polymerase sigma factor gives MDFNYIETLVTRCKDNDEGAKEKLAEEFRPLIYNISKRTFIDGYNSYDIVQECYQSLFKSISMYNLDKHRFVAYATNAIKNNINDLIKRIKTRSSTEGNNALSLHDNFEKDIPSQEISPETSLCEMCDYEELRLALKNLTKDEKELIDFVFFKNYTVLDYAHIKNMCYSTAIVRKKNILRKIHNNISFYY, from the coding sequence ATGGATTTTAATTATATCGAAACTTTAGTTACTAGGTGCAAAGATAATGATGAAGGAGCAAAAGAAAAATTAGCTGAAGAATTTAGACCATTAATTTATAATATCTCAAAGAGAACTTTTATTGATGGGTATAACTCATATGATATTGTTCAGGAATGTTATCAATCGCTTTTTAAATCTATCTCTATGTATAACTTAGATAAGCATAGATTCGTTGCTTATGCTACCAATGCCATAAAAAATAATATAAATGATTTGATTAAGAGAATTAAAACCAGAAGCTCTACTGAAGGTAATAATGCTCTAAGCTTACATGATAATTTTGAAAAGGACATCCCATCGCAAGAAATTTCTCCTGAAACTTCATTATGTGAGATGTGTGATTATGAAGAATTAAGACTAGCTCTAAAAAATCTAACTAAAGATGAGAAAGAACTTATAGATTTTGTATTCTTTAAAAATTATACAGTTCTGGATTATGCCCATATAAAAAATATGTGCTATTCTACTGCTATTGTAAGAAAGAAAAACATTCTAAGAAAAATTCACAATAATATTTCATTTTATTATTAA
- a CDS encoding AAA family ATPase, producing MFKRLIIKEWRQFSDIDITFHPHLTVLTGANGAGKTTILNLLADHFGWGSQFVSSYTKDEETGTLKYSNSIHRLGERIKKFFIKKSVEPESIEKYQIGEIQYKNDAIASLILPDSVNQTYSVSFRNRQSIQGLYINSHRPTFPYRAVKSIPTQVMNRGEIYKKYFEFTKTFVFDTFRNSNEVSSTGLIKETIASLAMFGYGNRAVSSNLEAKKLFEDYEEILRIVLPPKLGFKKIQVEIPEVILCTQSGNFPIDAVSGGISSIIDITWQLFMYAAPTQEFVAVIDEPENHLHPELQKSFLHNLIKAFPNVQFIVATHNPFMISAEKDSNVYVLDYNEKNKVCSMMLDYINRAGTSNAILRDVLGIGSSMPFWAEDMLTEIVEKYSTFELTKENLDNLRNELNKIGLDGYIPETIAKVAEGKKND from the coding sequence ATGTTTAAACGTTTGATAATAAAAGAATGGAGGCAATTTTCTGATATAGATATTACCTTTCATCCACATCTAACTGTTCTTACAGGTGCAAATGGAGCAGGAAAGACAACTATATTAAACTTGTTGGCTGATCATTTTGGTTGGGGCTCTCAGTTTGTAAGTTCATATACAAAGGATGAAGAGACTGGAACTTTGAAATATAGCAATAGTATACATAGATTAGGGGAAAGAATAAAGAAATTTTTTATAAAAAAGTCGGTTGAGCCAGAGTCTATTGAAAAGTATCAAATAGGAGAGATTCAATATAAAAATGATGCAATCGCTAGTTTGATTTTGCCAGATTCAGTAAATCAAACATATTCAGTAAGTTTTAGGAATAGACAAAGCATCCAGGGACTTTACATTAATTCTCATCGTCCTACTTTTCCATATCGTGCGGTGAAATCAATTCCTACACAAGTTATGAATCGTGGGGAAATTTATAAAAAATACTTTGAATTTACAAAAACATTTGTATTTGATACGTTCAGAAATTCCAACGAAGTATCATCTACAGGGTTGATTAAAGAGACAATTGCATCACTTGCAATGTTCGGATATGGTAACCGAGCTGTATCTTCAAATTTAGAAGCAAAAAAGTTATTTGAGGATTATGAAGAGATTTTAAGAATAGTTTTGCCACCTAAGTTAGGATTTAAAAAAATACAAGTAGAAATTCCGGAGGTTATTTTGTGCACTCAATCCGGTAATTTTCCGATAGATGCGGTTTCAGGAGGCATTTCTTCAATTATTGATATTACATGGCAGCTTTTTATGTATGCTGCCCCTACACAAGAATTTGTGGCTGTAATAGATGAACCAGAAAATCATCTTCATCCTGAACTACAAAAATCTTTTTTACATAATTTGATTAAAGCATTTCCAAATGTTCAGTTTATTGTGGCAACTCATAATCCGTTTATGATTAGTGCAGAAAAGGATTCAAATGTTTATGTTTTAGACTATAACGAGAAAAATAAGGTTTGTTCTATGATGTTGGATTATATAAATCGTGCGGGTACATCTAACGCTATTCTAAGAGATGTATTAGGTATTGGTTCATCAATGCCGTTCTGGGCCGAAGATATGCTAACAGAAATTGTTGAAAAATATAGTACTTTTGAATTGACAAAAGAAAATTTAGATAATCTTAGAAATGAATTGAATAAAATCGGATTGGATGGATATATCCCTGAAACTATAGCTAAAGTTGCGGAGGGAAAAAAGAATGATTAA